In Malus sylvestris chromosome 15, drMalSylv7.2, whole genome shotgun sequence, a single genomic region encodes these proteins:
- the LOC126603013 gene encoding uncharacterized protein LOC126603013 gives MASILPLQSSKSQKGRNPIQAQAQLSKPNPGFLLHDPAEHEQKRRKRTQHSNPDTRSDFVYVEFDTLMDFEFKNINGNHVGLDLNFMVSAHVSYLGSVNINLKSDDLRALEFEDPIPRDTLIDGEEYTVPMATTEGCLVASTNRGYKAIHMSGGAGSVVLKDGMTRAPVVRFSSAARAAELKFFVEDPLNFDSLTIVFNRSSRFVKLQRIQCSMTGKNLYMRFTYSTREKQMELDRTPTEAHCD, from the exons ACCCAATCCAGGCCCAGGCCCAGCTCTCAAAGCCCAATCCGGGTTTTCTCCTCCACGACCCCGCCGAACACGAGCAGAAACGACGGAAGAGAACCCAGCACTCAAATCCTGATACCAGGTCGGATTTCGTCTACGTCGAGTTTGACACACTCATGGACTTCGAGTTCAAAAACATTAACGGGAACCACGTCGGATTGGATCTAAACTTCATGGTGTCGGCGCATGTCAGCTATCTGGGCTCCGTCAACATCAATCTCAAGAGCGACGATCTG AGAGCATTGGAATTTGAGGACCCAATACCCAGAGATACGCTGATCGATGGCGAGGAATACACGGTGCCAATGGCGACGACGGAGGGATGTTTGGTGGCCAGCACCAATAGGGGCTACAAGGCCATCCACATGTCAGGCGGGGCCGGCAGCGTGGTTCTCAAGGACGGGATGACCCGAGCTCCCGTTGTCCGGTTTAGCTCAGCCGCCAGAGCTGCCGAACTCAAGTTCTTCGTCGAGGACCCGCTCAACTTTGATTCCCTCACTATCGTGTTCAACAGATCTAGTAGATTTGTAAAGCTTCAGAGGATTCAATGCTCGATGACAGGGAAGAATTTGTACATGAGGTTTACTTACAGCACTCGGGAGAAACAGATGGAGCTCGACCGTACACCCACCGAGGCCCATTGCGACTGA